From the Pseudanabaena sp. FACHB-2040 genome, one window contains:
- a CDS encoding DUF1636 domain-containing protein, giving the protein MTPEHTLFVCTQCATVRVNDQTQGKSGGQELLEELTRLAATAQLPDQVSIEPVRCMFACEKSCMAAFSAAGKYTYLFAHLQPATAAPALIECLRHYALNPEGLLPYSIRPEPLKTAVLARIPPQLAVLPAPNQLVQSA; this is encoded by the coding sequence ATGACACCAGAACATACCCTTTTTGTCTGCACTCAATGTGCCACCGTTCGCGTCAACGATCAGACCCAAGGCAAAAGCGGCGGGCAAGAACTCCTAGAGGAGCTAACTCGCCTCGCGGCAACAGCCCAGCTACCCGATCAAGTTTCTATTGAGCCAGTTCGATGCATGTTTGCCTGTGAGAAATCTTGCATGGCTGCATTTTCTGCAGCAGGCAAGTACACCTACTTATTTGCCCATCTGCAGCCTGCGACTGCTGCCCCCGCTCTCATCGAGTGCCTTCGCCACTATGCGCTCAACCCTGAGGGTCTACTCCCCTACAGCATCCGCCCCGAACCACTAAAAACCGCTGTACTAGCTCGAATTCCGCCCCAGCTTGCGGTTTTGCCAGCGCCTAATCAGCTAGTTCAATCGGCCTAG